From one Felis catus isolate Fca126 chromosome E2, F.catus_Fca126_mat1.0, whole genome shotgun sequence genomic stretch:
- the VSTM2B gene encoding V-set and transmembrane domain-containing protein 2B, with amino-acid sequence MEQRNRLGALGYLPPLLLHALLLFVADATFTEVPKDVTVREGDDIEMPCAFRASGATSYSLEIQWWYLKEPPRELLHELALSVPGARSKVTNKDATKISTVRVQGNDISHRLRLSAVRRQDEGVYECRVSDYSDDDTQEHKAQALLRVLSRFAPPNMQAAEAVSHIQSSGPRRHGPASAANSNNLGATGAAGRATSDPGHGNKSPPPGSPPAAPGPGVPEAAAASAAHAAATTVAAAAAASSASPPLGQAVLLRQRHGSGTGRSSATDPLLSLLLLALHKLLRLLVGH; translated from the exons ATGGAACAGCGGAACCGGCTCGGCGCCCTCGGATAcctgccgccgctgctgctgcacGCCCTGCTGCTCTTCGTGGCCGACG ctaCATTTACCGAAGTCCCCAAAGATGTGACAGTACGGGAGGGAGACGACATCGAAATGCCCTGCGCGTTCCGGGCTAGCGGAGCCACCTCGTATTCGCTGGAGATTCAGTGGTGGTACCTCAAGGAGCCGCCCCGGGAGCTGCTGCACGAGCTGGCGCTCAGCGTGCCGGGCGCCCGGAGCAAG GTAACAAATAAGGATGCAACTAAAATCAGC ACCGTGCGCGTCCAGGGCAATGACATCTCGCACAGGCTGCGGTTGTCGGCCGTGCGGCGGCAGGACGAGGGCGTGTACGAATGCCGCGTGTCCGACTACAGCGACGACGACACGCAGGAGCACAAGGCCCAGGCGCTGCTGCGCGTGCTCTCGCGCTTCGCGCCGCCCAACATGCAGGCCGCCGAGGCCGTGTCCCACATTCAGAGCAGCGGTCCGCGTCGCCACGGCCCCGCCAGCGCTGCCAACTCCAACAACTTGGGTGCCACCGGCGCCGCAGGCCGAGCCACCTCCGACCCTGGCCACGGCAACAAAAGCCCGCCTCCGGGGAGTCCTCCTGCTGCCCCAGGTCCCGGAGTCCCAGAGGCGGCCGCTGCCTCCGCGGCCCACGCAGCCGCCACCACTGTCGCGGCTGCGGCCGCTGCTTCGTCAGCGTCACCGCCACTGGGCCAGGCGGTCCTTCTGCGACAGAGGCACGGCTCAG